The genome window GTGGTTATCTCCATGGCGGTGTCGGTGGCGAATTTTTTAGCCATAGAGGCTTCTTTGCTGTGAGGCAGCCCCATGCTCTTTAGCGAAGCTGCCTGATAGACTAAAAGCCTAGCCGCCTCCAACTGGGTAGCCATGTCAGCCACCATCCATTGCACCCCTTGGTTGGCGGCCAGGGGCCGACCAAATTGACATCGCTGTTTGATGTAATTAATGGTGTACTCCAGGGCTCCCTCGGCTATACCCAGGGCTTGAGCGCCAATGGTTATCCTCCCCCCATCCAATAGACTCATGGCAATCCTAAAGCCATCGTTTTGTTCCCCTAGTATGTTTTCTTTAGGTACTTTGCAGTTGTCGAAATGCAGCTCCACCGTAGGTGAGCCATTGAGGCCCATTTTCTCAATTGGTTCGCCAATGGTAAGACCTGGGGTATCCTTCTCGATAATTAGGCAGGTGATGCCCTTGCCCGGCCCCTGACTAGGGTCAGTCTTGACAAAGGTGGTATAAGTGGTGGCTACTCCGCCATTGGTGATGAACATCTTGCTACCATTGACAACAAAGTAGTCCCCCTGGTCCTCGGCCCGACACTTGATGCTGGCAGCATCGGAACCAGCCTCCGGCTCGGTCAAAGCGTAGGCACTTACTATCTCCCCGCGAGCCAGCGGCTTCAAGTATTTCTCCTTGATCCGCTCGCTCCCATATAGCCAGGCGCTCATACAGGCCAGTCCGGTATGGACGCTGATGATGACGCTGGTAGAAGCGCAAGCTTTGGCCAATTCGTGGCACAGGATGGTCAGCTCCACGTAAGAACCCCCAGCGCCACCATATTCCTCGGGAATGGGTATCCCGCATAGCCCCATGTCGGCCAGCTTCTTGAAAGTGGCCATGGGAAACTGGTGGTTGCGGTCAGTGGCTGCGGCGATGGGTTCGACTTCATTCTTGACAAACCGGGCCACCGTGTCCCTAAATATGCGCTGCTCCTCGGTCAACCGAAAGTCCATACTTTCGCTCCTCTCCGCAAGCCTGCAATTTACAACTGGCCAGTTTCGGTTCCCGCTCTCCTAGTTAATTCTCATGGCTTTGCAGGACTGTTTCCACGATTTCGATATTTGCAAAACGTGTGCCAACATGTCAAGGAAAAGTTGAGACCAAACCTAGTTTGAAAAGGGTTGATGAAAAGCGGCGTAAGCATAGGATGGGCAACGATGGGCAGTTGGCGGATACCCCATGGGCAATCTCGGATGGCTAATCGGAAGGTGGGTAGCGCGGCGCTAGCCTGCTTAGGCTGGTGCAAACTTGCACCGCCACGGCAAAATGCCGGGTAAAACCTAGCCTAGGATTGCAGTCCGGGCGGTGCAAGAATGCACGCTACCCTACTTTAGGTTTAATGCCATACTTGCGCATTTTCCGAAGCAGGGTGGTGCGGTGCATGCCTAAGGCCTGGGCCGCCTCTTCTAAGCTAGTATGGTTTTGCAGGG of Clostridia bacterium contains these proteins:
- a CDS encoding acyl-CoA dehydrogenase, coding for MDFRLTEEQRIFRDTVARFVKNEVEPIAAATDRNHQFPMATFKKLADMGLCGIPIPEEYGGAGGSYVELTILCHELAKACASTSVIISVHTGLACMSAWLYGSERIKEKYLKPLARGEIVSAYALTEPEAGSDAASIKCRAEDQGDYFVVNGSKMFITNGGVATTYTTFVKTDPSQGPGKGITCLIIEKDTPGLTIGEPIEKMGLNGSPTVELHFDNCKVPKENILGEQNDGFRIAMSLLDGGRITIGAQALGIAEGALEYTINYIKQRCQFGRPLAANQGVQWMVADMATQLEAARLLVYQAASLKSMGLPHSKEASMAKKFATDTAMEITTNCVQLLGGYGYTKEFPVERMMRDAKVTQIYEGANQIQRIVIGRHVLGRLEEGRANG